One Rhododendron vialii isolate Sample 1 chromosome 2a, ASM3025357v1 genomic region harbors:
- the LOC131315787 gene encoding ethylene-responsive transcription factor CRF2 — protein sequence MEHNNSMLCPVKYSEQRKQTTIMRPSPPAGAVSGGPRVVRISVTDGDATDSSSDEEVDLMFRRRRVKKFVNEVTIEPCSREEHDSLVIGKNRRRKPAGGKLKPPAPASRLKVSATGRKFRGVRQRPWGKWAAEIRDPLRRVRLWLGTFDTAEEAAMVYDNAAIQLRGPDALINFATPPSAAAAAATPPPAVTTCSGYNSSEESNNNPLLSSPKSVLRFNYSPVDETASSSSSPHCQKPKTDAVSAFQKVKEETSVSENFSDFPATETLIPDGLFDFQDPVPDLSGLFEESGFREDIFVEDCGQLFIGSGDMCGYGQSTWPADDYLQFQDIGDLFGSDSLVAL from the exons ATGGAGCATAATAACAGCATGTTGTGTCCGGTCAAGTACAGTGAGCAAAGGAAGCAAACGACTATAATGAGGCCGTCGCCGCCGGCGGGAGCCGTCTCCGGCGGACCGAGAGTTGTGCGCATATCCGTCACCGACGGCGACGCGACGGACTCGTCTAGTGACGAGGAGGTCGACCTGATGTTCCGGCGCCGGAGGGTGAAGAAGTTTGTAAACGAGGTCACTATCGAGCCGTGTTCTCGCGAAGAACACGACTCCTTAGTGATAGGAAAAAATCGTCGGAGAAAGCCCGCCGGGGGGAAATTGAAACCTCCGGCGCCGGCGAGTAGGTTGAAGGTGAGCGCTACGGGGAGGAAGTTTCGCGGCGTGCGGCAGCGTCCGTGGGGAAAATGGGCGGCCGAGATCAGAGATCCGCTTCGACGTGTACGGCTGTGGTTAG GTACATTCGACACAGCCGAAGAGGCGGCCATGGTCTACGACAACGCCGCGATTCAGCTGCGTGGTCCCGACGCGCTCATCAACTTCGCCACTCCTCCGtcagccgccgccgccgccgcgaCTCCGCCTCCGGCGGTGACAACGTGTTCCGGTTACAACTCGAGCGAAGAGTCTAACAACAACCCATTACTCTCCTCTCCGAAATCGGTCCTCCGCTTCAACTACTCTCCCGTCGACGAAACtgcgtcgtcgtcgtcgtcgccgcATTGCCAAAAACCGAAAACCGACGCCGTTTCCGCATTCCAAAAAGTCAAAGAGGAGACGTCGGTATCCGAGAATTTCTCGGATTTCCCGGCGACGGAAACGTTGATTCCCGACGGTTTGTTCGATTTCCAAGACCCGGTTCCGGATCTGTCCGGTTTGTTTGAGGAATCGGGTTTCCGAGAGGACATTTTCGTGGAAGACTGTGGACAGTTGTTTATCGGGTCGGGTGATATGTGCGGGTACGGTCAGTCAACTTGGCCGGCAGACGATTACTTGCAGTTCCAAGACATCGGCGATTTATTCGGATCGGATTCCCTTGTTGCTCTTTGA